One window of Hymenobacter sp. BRD128 genomic DNA carries:
- a CDS encoding histidine phosphatase family protein: MLKAGLYSICGYLLLSLIVLPAAAKPPVTTIYLVRHAEKDLTPGLTDPPLAPAGEARARLLAQRLRRYHPAALFTTTDTRRTRATLAPLAQATGLTPEVYRAQEPAALASHLRQDYAGKTVVVVGHSNTLLPLLSALGVAPLPGEIRDEEYNYLFKVTLREGQPAKLIMSRYGAAPRAVSAGTEK; the protein is encoded by the coding sequence ATGCTGAAAGCTGGCCTGTACTCCATTTGCGGCTACCTACTGCTAAGCCTTATCGTATTGCCGGCTGCCGCCAAGCCGCCCGTCACCACTATTTACCTCGTGCGCCACGCCGAGAAGGACCTTACGCCCGGCCTCACCGACCCACCCCTCGCGCCCGCCGGCGAGGCCCGTGCCCGGCTGCTGGCCCAGCGGCTGCGCCGTTATCACCCGGCGGCCCTCTTCACCACCACCGATACGCGCCGCACCCGCGCCACCCTGGCCCCGCTGGCTCAGGCCACCGGCCTCACGCCCGAGGTGTACCGCGCCCAGGAGCCGGCCGCGCTGGCTAGCCACCTCCGCCAGGATTATGCGGGTAAAACGGTGGTCGTGGTGGGCCACTCCAACACGCTGCTGCCGCTGCTGTCGGCACTGGGCGTGGCGCCCCTGCCCGGCGAAATCCGCGATGAGGAATACAATTATCTCTTCAAAGTGACGCTGCGCGAAGGCCAGCCCGCCAAGCTGATAATGAGCCGCTACGGCGCCGCGCCCCGGGCCGTGAGCGCGGGCACCGAGAAGTAA
- a CDS encoding family 16 glycosylhydrolase: MMKGTLTSLLGGAALLLLGAPRITQAQTYQLVWSDEFTNGIGPNWQFETGNNNGWGNNEKEYYQAANATVANGVLQITAKKESVGGFGYTSARMKTQNLKDFKFGRIEARIKLPLGQGLWPGFWMMGSNISSVGWPQCGEIDIMEHINADNTIYGTAHWYSGGHAQYGKTMTTTAGDWHVYSVEWTPTAINWFVDGVQYCAFNITNGTGNTQAFQNPFFILLNLAVGGNLPGQAIDDTKLPATMYVDYVRVSQLVTTTTGTTRTLQAEAANVNSGMVAEPCSDIGGGQDMGHIAAGNYLVFNNINFPVTGAYTLSYRVASPNGGTVSSDLNAGAIQLGNTAIPATGGWQTWTTVSKTVNINAGTYNLGVYAQTAGWNINWLSITNPAGARMAFPAGPAASPRHRACTPIPWRAATSCAPSPR, translated from the coding sequence ATGATGAAAGGTACGCTTACCTCCCTTTTGGGCGGGGCGGCGCTGCTGCTACTCGGCGCGCCCCGCATTACCCAGGCCCAAACTTACCAGCTGGTTTGGTCCGATGAGTTTACGAATGGTATCGGCCCAAACTGGCAGTTTGAAACCGGTAACAATAACGGCTGGGGCAACAACGAGAAAGAGTATTACCAGGCCGCCAATGCCACCGTAGCCAATGGGGTGCTGCAGATTACGGCCAAAAAAGAGAGCGTGGGCGGCTTCGGCTACACCTCGGCCCGCATGAAGACCCAAAACCTGAAGGACTTCAAGTTCGGTCGTATCGAGGCCCGCATCAAGCTGCCGCTGGGCCAGGGGCTGTGGCCGGGCTTTTGGATGATGGGCAGCAACATCAGCTCGGTGGGTTGGCCGCAGTGCGGGGAAATCGACATTATGGAGCACATCAACGCCGATAACACCATTTACGGCACCGCGCACTGGTACAGCGGTGGCCACGCGCAGTATGGCAAAACCATGACTACCACGGCCGGCGACTGGCATGTGTACAGCGTAGAGTGGACGCCCACGGCCATCAACTGGTTTGTGGATGGCGTTCAGTACTGCGCTTTTAATATCACGAATGGAACCGGCAATACCCAGGCTTTTCAAAACCCCTTCTTTATTTTGCTGAACCTGGCCGTGGGGGGCAACCTGCCCGGCCAGGCCATCGATGATACCAAGCTGCCCGCCACTATGTACGTGGACTACGTGCGGGTATCACAATTGGTGACTACTACTACCGGCACAACCCGGACACTGCAGGCCGAAGCGGCCAACGTGAACAGTGGCATGGTGGCCGAGCCCTGCTCCGACATCGGGGGCGGCCAGGATATGGGCCACATAGCTGCGGGCAACTATCTCGTATTCAATAATATTAACTTTCCGGTTACCGGTGCCTACACCCTTAGCTACCGCGTGGCTAGCCCCAACGGCGGTACCGTGTCGTCTGATTTGAACGCCGGCGCGATTCAGCTCGGCAATACCGCCATTCCGGCTACTGGCGGCTGGCAAACCTGGACCACCGTGAGCAAAACCGTGAACATCAACGCGGGCACCTACAACTTGGGCGTGTATGCCCAAACGGCCGGCTGGAACATCAACTGGCTAAGCATTACTAACCCGGCCGGGGCGCGCATGGCGTTCCCGGCCGGCCCGGCGGCTAGCCCCCGGCACCGGGCCTGTACCCCAATCCCGTGGCGGGCCGCGACTTCCTGCGCACCGAGCCCGAGGTAG